One Deinococcus aerius genomic region harbors:
- the msrB gene encoding peptide-methionine (R)-S-oxide reductase MsrB → MRRAGIRGGELTHPGPPPALHSPHDPPRPPFVKPGDEELRERLTPMQYRVTQQKGTERAFTSEYWDHDEPGIHVEGVSGEPLFSSLDKYDAGCGWPSFTRPVPDANLTENTDDKVGSPGTEVRSALADSHLGHVFPDGPQEHGSLRYCINSAALRFVRLEQMEAQGCGE, encoded by the coding sequence TTGCGCCGAGCAGGTATTCGGGGAGGGGAACTCACCCATCCCGGCCCGCCCCCGGCCCTCCACTCGCCCCATGACCCCCCGAGGCCCCCCTTCGTCAAGCCCGGCGACGAGGAACTGCGCGAGCGGCTCACCCCCATGCAGTACCGCGTCACCCAGCAGAAGGGCACCGAGCGGGCCTTTACCAGCGAATACTGGGACCACGACGAGCCCGGCATCCACGTGGAAGGGGTGTCCGGCGAGCCCCTGTTCAGCTCCCTCGACAAGTACGACGCGGGCTGCGGCTGGCCCTCGTTCACCCGCCCGGTCCCCGACGCAAACCTGACCGAGAACACCGACGACAAGGTCGGCTCCCCCGGCACGGAGGTCCGCTCGGCCCTCGCCGACTCGCACCTGGGGCATGTCTTTCCCGATGGGCCACAGGAACACGGCAGCCTGCGGTACTGCATCAACTCGGCGG
- a CDS encoding DsbA family oxidoreductase, with the protein MTLFTPSSPDKLRVDIWSDIACPWCYVGKRRFEAALSGFPHRDQVEVVWHSFELDPSASARPGQSMRAILAGKYGGGEARAQGMLDSMTQTAAGEGLEYHFERLQPTNTFQAHQLIHLAAEKGVQDAMKERLLRAFFVEGEFLGDREVLVRLASEVGLEAGEVRAALESGQYAQAVRRDEAQAHALGISGVPFFVLGGKYGVSGAQSPEVLRSALEQVWAETHPAPLTLLTSDTPAEACEDGQCAVPGRAAAETRG; encoded by the coding sequence ATGACGCTCTTCACCCCCTCCTCTCCCGACAAGCTGCGGGTGGACATCTGGTCGGACATTGCCTGCCCGTGGTGCTATGTCGGCAAGCGGCGCTTCGAGGCGGCCCTGTCTGGCTTCCCTCACCGCGATCAGGTCGAGGTCGTGTGGCATTCGTTCGAGCTGGACCCCTCGGCGTCCGCGCGGCCGGGGCAGTCCATGCGGGCCATCCTGGCGGGCAAGTACGGCGGCGGCGAGGCCCGGGCGCAGGGGATGCTGGACTCCATGACCCAGACGGCGGCGGGCGAGGGGCTGGAGTATCACTTCGAGCGCCTCCAGCCCACGAACACCTTCCAGGCCCACCAGCTCATCCACCTCGCGGCGGAAAAAGGCGTGCAGGACGCCATGAAGGAGCGCCTGCTGCGGGCCTTTTTTGTCGAGGGCGAGTTCCTGGGCGACCGGGAGGTCCTGGTGCGGCTCGCCTCGGAGGTCGGCCTGGAGGCGGGCGAGGTGCGCGCGGCGCTGGAGAGCGGCCAGTACGCCCAGGCCGTGCGGCGGGACGAGGCGCAGGCCCACGCGCTCGGCATCAGCGGCGTGCCTTTCTTCGTGCTGGGCGGCAAGTACGGGGTGAGCGGCGCCCAGTCCCCGGAGGTGCTGCGGAGTGCGCTGGAGCAGGTGTGGGCCGAGACGCACCCGGCGCCCCTGACCCTGCTCACGTCGGATACCCCGGCGGAAGCCTGCGAGGACGGCCAGTGCGCGGTGCCGGGGCGGGCAGCGGCGGAGACGCGCGGCTAA